In one Candidatus Binatia bacterium genomic region, the following are encoded:
- a CDS encoding 5'-3' exonuclease H3TH domain-containing protein, with product MKVHLVDGTYELFRHFFAVPSHADKSGADVGALRGVLGTVLSLLEKGATHIGVATDHVVESFRNDLYDGYKSGEGIDPDLFGQFHPLEDALEALGVTVWRMKEFEADDGLASASALAWAEPDVEQILLLTPDKDLAQCVQGNRVVMVDRRKDLILDEDGVREKFGVSPASIPDYLALMGDSADGFPGLKGWGAKSAATILARWIALEEIPANEDDWDVKIRGAKRLAESLQQGREDAALFKDLATLRTSADIGESPHQWRWQGPTPAFAAVCEHLRANHIAERAARLAENL from the coding sequence ATGAAGGTACATTTGGTCGACGGAACCTACGAGTTGTTTCGGCACTTTTTCGCGGTGCCCTCTCACGCGGACAAAAGCGGAGCCGATGTGGGCGCCCTGCGCGGCGTCCTGGGCACTGTGCTTTCCCTTCTGGAAAAAGGTGCCACCCATATCGGTGTCGCGACCGATCATGTGGTCGAGTCGTTTCGCAATGACCTCTATGATGGCTACAAATCCGGCGAGGGGATCGATCCCGATCTCTTCGGGCAGTTTCATCCCCTCGAAGATGCTCTCGAAGCTCTCGGCGTCACCGTGTGGCGCATGAAGGAATTTGAAGCCGATGATGGACTGGCCAGCGCCTCCGCGCTGGCCTGGGCCGAGCCCGATGTCGAGCAAATTCTGCTGCTCACCCCGGACAAGGATCTTGCTCAATGCGTTCAAGGTAATCGCGTGGTCATGGTCGACAGACGCAAGGATCTCATTCTGGATGAAGATGGCGTGCGAGAAAAATTCGGTGTCTCCCCCGCCTCGATCCCCGACTATCTCGCCTTGATGGGGGATAGCGCCGATGGATTTCCGGGATTGAAAGGCTGGGGCGCAAAATCCGCTGCGACAATTCTGGCGCGCTGGATCGCGCTGGAGGAAATTCCCGCGAACGAAGACGACTGGGATGTCAAAATACGCGGCGCCAAGCGACTCGCCGAATCTTTGCAGCAGGGCCGCGAGGACGCCGCGCTCTTCAAGGACCTCGCGACTCTGCGCACCTCCGCGGATATCGGGGAGTCACCCCATCAGTGGAGGTGGCAAGGCCCAACCCCCGCCTTTGCAGCCGTCTGCGAACATCTGCGCGCCAACCATATCGCCGAGCGCGCTGCACGCCTCGCCGAGAACCTCTAG
- a CDS encoding HupE/UreJ family protein: MKTITFRAAALLTACLLLLLALPAGADAHTKSTSYSRWNLAQEAPGEVRTAAVQVRLPLLELTRFPNGHDWPGYLQSNLRLSAGSEACTASRPVRQAQAPIGWAIFRWKVTCPAVGPLTLRSDILGDVLSSHLHFARVANATGEIRERVLVAGTPEWAIDAPEGQVAEETLKTTLPGYAILGMEHILSGWDHLAFVLALLLLASSLREVATLVTAFTVAHSITLGLAVLGLYRPEPISIEVLIGFSIALVAIENSWLMSGRGNAIPIAMVGILGVSALAAVSGSGQLSALTWVGLGVFSWCHFQLLEVHQRPARLRALVAFAFGLAHGFGFAGILMEIDLPVQRLLPALFGFNIGVELGQLLVVLLVWPLLRLLAQVHEGLWYRWLAEIGSAAIAGLGIYWVVLRNWG; this comes from the coding sequence TTGAAAACCATCACTTTCCGGGCGGCCGCCCTGCTGACGGCCTGCCTCCTGCTGCTGCTCGCGTTGCCGGCCGGGGCCGACGCGCATACCAAAAGCACGTCGTATTCCCGATGGAACCTGGCGCAAGAGGCTCCGGGAGAGGTCCGAACCGCCGCCGTTCAGGTGCGACTCCCGCTTCTGGAACTGACGCGGTTTCCCAACGGGCACGATTGGCCCGGGTATTTGCAATCCAATCTGCGCTTGAGTGCCGGCAGCGAAGCGTGCACCGCCAGTCGACCCGTACGGCAGGCGCAAGCCCCCATCGGTTGGGCCATTTTTCGATGGAAAGTCACGTGCCCGGCCGTCGGGCCGCTGACCTTGCGCAGCGATATCCTCGGTGACGTTCTGAGTTCCCACCTTCACTTCGCTCGGGTCGCCAACGCCACCGGCGAGATTCGAGAACGCGTGCTCGTTGCGGGAACTCCGGAGTGGGCGATCGACGCCCCTGAAGGACAGGTCGCGGAGGAAACTCTGAAAACGACCCTGCCCGGCTACGCCATCCTGGGAATGGAGCATATACTCAGCGGCTGGGATCATCTGGCATTTGTGCTGGCTCTTCTGCTCCTGGCCTCATCCTTGCGGGAGGTCGCCACTCTCGTAACCGCCTTCACCGTAGCCCATAGCATCACGCTGGGGTTGGCCGTTCTGGGGCTCTACCGGCCGGAGCCGATCTCCATCGAAGTTCTGATCGGCTTCTCGATCGCCTTGGTAGCCATCGAAAACTCGTGGCTGATGAGTGGTCGTGGAAACGCCATACCCATCGCGATGGTGGGCATCCTGGGGGTGAGTGCGCTTGCCGCTGTTTCCGGGAGTGGCCAGCTCAGTGCATTGACGTGGGTTGGCTTGGGGGTTTTCTCCTGGTGTCACTTCCAGCTTCTCGAGGTCCACCAGCGGCCCGCCCGGCTGCGGGCACTGGTCGCCTTTGCTTTCGGACTGGCTCATGGTTTTGGTTTTGCCGGTATCTTGATGGAAATTGACCTGCCTGTGCAGCGATTGCTCCCCGCCCTCTTCGGCTTCAATATCGGCGTCGAGCTGGGGCAACTACTGGTCGTCTTGCTGGTCTGGCCCCTTCTCCGCCTTCTCGCGCAGGTCCACGAGGGACTTTGGTACCGTTGGCTGGCCGAAATCGGTTCAGCAGCGATTGCCGGTCTTGGAATCTACTGGGTTGTGCTACGAAACTGGGGCTGA
- a CDS encoding peptidylprolyl isomerase, with protein sequence MSDNAANRPPVFLIVGAALGLFLAGLGVLRERTEFDSGLESGIAATVNGVPIESEAFEQAVGLLAADARNAIGPAERTHVLNRLIEEELLVQRARELGVDQHDRRVRALLVRQMIDSIVADAQPEEPSGKQLADFYEENRTYFARTGRLWVDPMRFDARDGESDTEAAARAAQATAQLRAGAAPADVRDALADPSIIPFPQGMLPPAKIREYLGPSPTRAALRLEPGAISDPIRGGSAYYVLRMVDAQPGIQPPLSEVEKEVRTEMQRRAGDTALRSYLDDLRERGTVRLSPPGEAGG encoded by the coding sequence ATGTCGGATAATGCAGCGAATCGCCCCCCGGTTTTCTTGATCGTTGGAGCAGCTCTGGGCCTGTTCCTCGCCGGTCTGGGCGTTCTGCGCGAGCGAACCGAATTCGACTCCGGGCTGGAAAGCGGCATCGCCGCCACGGTCAATGGCGTCCCGATCGAAAGTGAAGCCTTCGAACAAGCTGTCGGCCTGCTTGCCGCTGACGCCCGCAATGCAATAGGGCCCGCCGAGCGAACACACGTCCTGAACCGTCTGATCGAAGAAGAGCTTCTTGTCCAGCGAGCTCGCGAGCTCGGTGTTGATCAACACGATCGACGCGTGCGCGCCTTGCTCGTCCGACAAATGATCGACTCCATCGTCGCGGATGCCCAACCCGAGGAGCCCAGCGGAAAGCAGCTCGCCGACTTCTACGAGGAGAACCGCACCTACTTCGCACGCACGGGGCGACTCTGGGTTGATCCGATGCGATTCGATGCACGCGATGGAGAATCCGACACCGAGGCGGCGGCAAGGGCTGCCCAAGCGACAGCGCAACTCCGCGCGGGGGCCGCTCCCGCCGACGTGCGCGACGCTCTCGCCGACCCATCGATCATTCCGTTCCCGCAAGGCATGCTGCCTCCGGCGAAAATACGCGAGTATCTCGGGCCAAGCCCCACCAGAGCTGCGCTCCGATTGGAGCCGGGGGCGATCAGCGACCCGATTCGAGGTGGCTCGGCCTACTACGTCCTCCGCATGGTCGATGCGCAACCCGGGATCCAACCGCCCCTGTCCGAGGTCGAAAAAGAAGTTCGCACCGAGATGCAGAGGCGTGCCGGAGATACCGCCCTTCGCTCCTATCTGGATGATCTGCGCGAACGTGGAACCGTTCGCTTGTCCCCCCCCGGGGAGGCAGGCGGTTGA
- a CDS encoding HD domain-containing protein: MAEEARAKFHRMDEGTVEDWMIIGGSHMEFAAGTAQRVLRHLELLDGDYGGFAVDRLTHSLQTATLAMRDGRDEEYIVCALLHDIGDTLAPTNHPSIAAGILKPWVSEQNHWIVEHHGIFQGYYFWHFLGGDRNDRDRFRENPYYDSCEEFCELYDQRAFDPKAETLPLQEFEPLIHRVFAEGRPTIAAAS, translated from the coding sequence ATGGCTGAGGAAGCGCGAGCGAAATTTCACCGGATGGATGAGGGCACCGTTGAGGATTGGATGATCATCGGCGGGAGTCATATGGAATTTGCGGCCGGGACCGCGCAACGGGTTTTGCGTCACCTCGAACTCCTCGATGGAGATTACGGTGGCTTTGCCGTGGATCGCCTCACCCATAGCCTCCAGACGGCAACTCTCGCGATGCGGGATGGTCGGGATGAGGAGTATATCGTATGCGCTCTGTTGCACGATATCGGAGACACTCTCGCGCCGACCAATCATCCTTCGATCGCGGCCGGGATTCTCAAGCCTTGGGTCTCGGAGCAGAACCATTGGATCGTGGAACACCACGGGATTTTTCAGGGATATTATTTCTGGCATTTTCTTGGCGGGGACCGGAACGATCGAGATCGCTTTCGAGAAAACCCCTACTACGATTCCTGCGAGGAGTTTTGCGAACTGTATGATCAGCGCGCGTTTGATCCGAAAGCCGAGACCCTTCCCCTGCAAGAGTTCGAGCCATTGATCCACCGTGTCTTCGCGGAGGGACGTCCGACGATTGCGGCTGCAAGCTGA
- a CDS encoding steroid 3-ketoacyl-CoA thiolase: MQEVVIVEAARSAIGRRKGAFAGLQAADLLGAVQKACIERAGIDPSEVGQVVGGCVSQVGEQSFNIARVAWLAAGLPLEVASTTVDSQCGSSQQAISVAAGLVGAGIEDVVLACGVETMTRIPLGENMKGGFPMTAQYMAHYKPTSQFQGAEQIAKNYGLTREDADRFGLRSQERAIAAWKAGHFDKEVVTLQSPVLDEAGKPTGEMEEVTRDGGLRETSMEKLAGLKAVQEGGIHTAGSASQVSDGAAAVLLMSPEKAKALGLKPRARIKATTLVGCDPEVMLEGPIPATRKVLEQTGLSIGDIDTFEINEAFAAVVMAWEKEFQPDTDRVNPKGGAIAIGHPTGCTGSRLVTTALHELERTDGRYGLISMCCGGGLGTGTIIERLDG; this comes from the coding sequence ATGCAGGAAGTAGTGATTGTAGAAGCGGCGCGAAGCGCCATCGGTCGGCGCAAGGGAGCCTTTGCGGGACTTCAGGCAGCGGACCTCCTCGGGGCCGTTCAAAAAGCATGCATCGAGCGAGCCGGTATCGATCCGTCCGAGGTCGGGCAGGTCGTTGGCGGTTGTGTTTCGCAGGTCGGCGAGCAAAGTTTCAATATCGCGCGCGTTGCCTGGTTGGCTGCAGGATTACCCCTCGAGGTCGCCTCGACGACAGTCGACAGCCAATGTGGATCGTCCCAACAAGCGATCTCGGTTGCGGCCGGACTCGTCGGTGCCGGTATCGAGGATGTTGTTCTCGCCTGCGGGGTAGAGACCATGACGCGAATCCCCCTTGGCGAAAATATGAAGGGTGGTTTCCCGATGACCGCTCAGTATATGGCGCACTACAAGCCCACCTCGCAGTTTCAGGGGGCCGAGCAGATTGCAAAAAATTACGGACTGACCCGCGAGGATGCAGATCGGTTCGGTCTGCGCAGCCAGGAACGCGCAATTGCGGCATGGAAAGCCGGACACTTTGACAAGGAAGTGGTGACCTTGCAGTCCCCGGTTCTCGATGAGGCGGGAAAGCCTACCGGTGAAATGGAAGAGGTGACGCGAGACGGCGGCCTGCGCGAGACGTCGATGGAAAAGCTCGCCGGCCTCAAGGCTGTTCAGGAGGGTGGCATTCATACCGCCGGGTCCGCATCGCAGGTCTCGGATGGCGCGGCCGCGGTTTTGTTGATGTCCCCCGAGAAAGCAAAGGCATTGGGCCTCAAGCCTCGCGCCCGGATCAAGGCAACCACTTTGGTTGGCTGTGACCCCGAAGTGATGCTGGAGGGACCAATCCCCGCAACACGTAAGGTTCTGGAACAGACGGGCTTGTCGATTGGTGATATCGATACCTTCGAGATCAACGAAGCCTTTGCGGCGGTTGTCATGGCTTGGGAAAAAGAATTTCAGCCGGATACCGATCGTGTAAACCCCAAGGGGGGAGCTATCGCCATCGGTCATCCGACAGGGTGCACGGGGTCCCGACTGGTGACGACGGCCCTGCACGAGTTGGAGAGGACGGACGGACGCTACGGCCTGATCTCGATGTGCTGCGGCGGTGGCCTGGGGACGGGTACGATCATCGAGCGTCTGGACGGCTGA
- a CDS encoding aromatic ring-hydroxylating dioxygenase subunit alpha, translating to MQRAEQIRVLKELLGHIDAGTNVDAGGIRYNPSSAYTCEELASREWQEFFRSHPQVIGMSPDLPEVGSFLTMEDFGVPLLATRDRDGTFRAFVNVCRHRGTLVESASRGTKRNFVCPFHGWSYDTQGSLVGLPKPEQFGKVDRSCLGLVELPAAEKYGFLWVHPDASLDVDDLLGGLADEFASWDFSKLERIEADFYPTPMNWKFAIDTFGETYHFKVLHRNSLAQVFQGDVQAYDTFGRNHRMTLCVKSIHEMRHTPESEWHISQGGFPVYYLFPNIQVNVGSAGVTLVRVYPVPGKPTESFSQVTFYMWPEAAVQDPEFAREFPRIFGQVIRDEDYVAAASAQRGASAGTQEYVLFGRNEPALHHYHNTYRQALGLELLPLQPA from the coding sequence ATGCAACGGGCAGAGCAGATTCGAGTTCTGAAAGAACTGCTTGGGCATATCGACGCGGGTACAAACGTCGATGCGGGAGGGATCCGCTACAATCCGAGTAGTGCCTACACCTGTGAGGAACTTGCTTCCCGCGAATGGCAGGAGTTTTTTCGTTCGCATCCACAGGTGATCGGGATGTCGCCTGATTTGCCCGAGGTAGGCAGCTTTCTCACGATGGAGGATTTCGGCGTCCCCTTGTTGGCAACGCGAGACCGCGATGGGACTTTTCGCGCTTTTGTGAACGTCTGTCGACACCGTGGCACTCTGGTGGAGTCGGCCAGTCGTGGCACGAAACGTAACTTCGTCTGCCCTTTTCACGGTTGGAGCTACGATACGCAGGGCTCGCTTGTGGGCTTGCCCAAGCCGGAGCAGTTCGGAAAAGTGGACCGAAGCTGTCTGGGTCTGGTGGAGTTGCCGGCTGCCGAGAAATACGGCTTCCTCTGGGTCCACCCCGACGCTTCATTGGACGTCGATGATCTCCTGGGCGGTCTGGCCGACGAGTTTGCCAGTTGGGACTTCTCGAAACTGGAGCGAATCGAGGCGGATTTCTATCCGACGCCGATGAACTGGAAGTTTGCGATTGACACTTTCGGGGAGACCTATCATTTCAAGGTCCTGCACCGGAACTCTCTCGCTCAAGTGTTTCAGGGTGATGTTCAGGCTTATGATACTTTTGGTCGGAACCATCGTATGACCCTTTGCGTGAAGTCGATTCACGAGATGCGGCATACACCCGAGAGCGAGTGGCATATCAGTCAGGGCGGCTTTCCTGTCTACTACCTCTTTCCGAATATTCAGGTGAATGTCGGGAGTGCGGGAGTGACTTTGGTCCGCGTTTATCCCGTGCCCGGGAAGCCGACGGAATCGTTTTCGCAGGTGACCTTTTATATGTGGCCCGAAGCGGCGGTGCAGGATCCGGAATTCGCGCGCGAATTCCCTCGGATTTTCGGCCAAGTGATTCGCGACGAAGACTATGTGGCGGCGGCCTCGGCGCAGCGTGGAGCTTCGGCTGGAACACAGGAATATGTTCTCTTCGGGAGGAACGAACCGGCACTCCATCATTACCATAATACCTATCGGCAGGCTCTTGGTCTGGAACTCCTTCCGCTTCAACCCGCTTAG
- a CDS encoding alpha/beta hydrolase, which translates to MELVWDERPIGMSFWPQDVDAPAVAPRREDIRIRTADGALVRGVLWTPPTGEAWKTAVVLSHPRGDFSHHYACPLLAAAGYAVFGFATRYLNNDADCLHENCVLDVVAAVEEMRSRGADQVILFGNSGGGSLMALAQAETKCGDAWIGCAAHPGEGVFMEQVIDPSVVDEADALSVNADLDMYDPKNGWRPWPEPCRYDPAWVARYRQAQRSRIERIDSRAREALAIGKQGRADARGASVGSDDWRDGRRRGLYTPYMVTYRTLANPAYLDLSLEPDDRPMGSLFAFPDPFESNYSSFGLGRVMTPRGWLSTWSSISSPARLADTMPRVSCPTLILHPTADTEIRLSQARAIRDAAGAADTTYIELEGAPHYLEGHRVAAMEQVAAWIAERF; encoded by the coding sequence ATGGAACTCGTATGGGATGAACGACCGATTGGAATGAGCTTTTGGCCGCAGGACGTCGATGCGCCGGCCGTCGCGCCGCGGCGTGAAGATATACGGATTCGGACGGCCGATGGAGCTCTGGTGCGGGGCGTTCTGTGGACGCCACCGACCGGTGAAGCTTGGAAGACCGCAGTGGTATTATCGCACCCTCGTGGTGATTTTTCCCATCATTATGCATGCCCGCTTCTGGCTGCGGCCGGCTATGCGGTGTTCGGCTTCGCCACGAGGTACCTGAATAACGACGCGGATTGCCTTCATGAAAACTGTGTTCTGGATGTCGTTGCTGCGGTAGAGGAAATGCGTTCGCGTGGTGCGGATCAGGTGATTCTCTTCGGGAATTCGGGCGGCGGATCCTTGATGGCCCTGGCGCAGGCCGAGACGAAATGCGGTGACGCGTGGATCGGTTGTGCCGCACACCCTGGCGAAGGTGTTTTCATGGAGCAGGTGATCGATCCTTCGGTAGTCGATGAGGCGGATGCTCTGAGCGTAAATGCGGACCTGGATATGTACGACCCGAAGAATGGTTGGCGCCCCTGGCCTGAACCCTGCCGCTATGATCCCGCGTGGGTGGCACGCTACCGTCAGGCACAGCGGTCTCGGATCGAGCGGATCGACTCGCGAGCACGCGAGGCTTTGGCCATCGGGAAGCAGGGCCGCGCGGATGCACGCGGGGCTTCTGTGGGAAGCGACGATTGGCGAGACGGTCGGCGCCGAGGTCTCTACACCCCGTATATGGTGACGTATCGAACTTTGGCCAACCCGGCTTACCTCGATCTTTCGCTCGAGCCTGATGATCGTCCGATGGGCTCTCTTTTTGCTTTCCCCGATCCTTTCGAATCGAACTATTCCAGTTTTGGATTGGGGCGTGTCATGACGCCGCGCGGCTGGCTGTCGACTTGGTCGAGTATTTCTTCACCTGCACGCCTGGCGGATACGATGCCTCGAGTTTCGTGCCCGACCCTGATTTTGCATCCGACCGCGGATACGGAGATTCGGCTTTCACAGGCGCGTGCGATTCGTGATGCAGCCGGCGCGGCGGACACGACCTATATCGAGTTGGAGGGGGCGCCCCACTACCTTGAAGGTCATCGAGTCGCGGCGATGGAGCAGGTGGCTGCCTGGATTGCCGAACGTTTCTAG
- a CDS encoding glycoside hydrolase family 2 TIM barrel-domain containing protein, with the protein MKKTAKYEWKAARNPLQSRFAKDLRPENPLPEYPRPQLVREGPEGDSGWRSLNGLWRFGTTRAGAPTELQDREILVPFPIESSLSGIGEALKPGQCLWMQRSFSVPQSWHHRRVILHFGAVDWEAQVTINGKIIGAHRGGFGSFSFDITDELRRDASNDLRVAIVDPTGQQGQAVGKQSLRPKLVFYTAVSGIWQSVWLEAVPDASIRKLRLEPQTGGEEILVTPEISGDAAGLHIRLTANADAFPEGGGAAQVVALGETSPGGTLALRPEAPRLWSREDPHLFGLRAELCRGEQVLDTIESYFALRWFDTSLDIHGKPRLQWNGDPVFQLGPLDQGYWPDGLYTAPTDEALRFDVEQIHQMGFNMVRKHIKVEPMRWYHHCDRLGLAVWQDMPCGPVGTPFFASMAWHLATGKHIRDDRMRWRTGRSGQANRDAFHLELDEMVHQLRDVPSIVGWVPFNEGWGQFNSADAVERIRAIDSSRPVDAASGWFDQGAGDFVSAHHYPSPRMPSVEDARAQGCSEYGGLGSIEPGHTWEEKRKFVYRMMDSPEALTAEYLRLLGKLRPLIEKGLCQAVYTQITDVEIEMNGLLTYDRDVEKLDFEKITQAHEELLAFARQHTSGIGTPD; encoded by the coding sequence ATGAAAAAGACCGCCAAGTACGAATGGAAAGCCGCCCGGAACCCTCTGCAAAGCCGTTTTGCGAAGGATCTGCGCCCGGAGAACCCTCTGCCGGAATACCCGCGCCCTCAGCTCGTTCGAGAGGGCCCCGAGGGAGATTCGGGCTGGCGGTCGCTCAACGGGCTCTGGCGCTTCGGAACGACGCGCGCTGGTGCACCAACCGAACTTCAGGATCGAGAAATCCTGGTTCCCTTTCCGATCGAGTCCTCGCTATCCGGCATAGGCGAAGCCCTCAAACCGGGGCAATGCCTTTGGATGCAGAGGTCCTTTTCGGTGCCGCAGAGCTGGCATCACCGACGCGTGATCCTCCATTTCGGGGCCGTCGACTGGGAGGCGCAGGTCACGATCAACGGGAAAATCATCGGCGCTCATCGGGGCGGCTTTGGCAGCTTCTCGTTCGATATTACAGACGAGCTGCGGCGCGATGCCTCCAACGACCTCCGCGTGGCCATCGTCGATCCGACCGGACAACAGGGGCAGGCTGTAGGCAAACAATCTCTGCGCCCCAAGCTTGTTTTTTATACCGCGGTCTCGGGGATCTGGCAGAGCGTCTGGCTGGAGGCTGTTCCTGACGCCTCGATCCGCAAGCTGCGCCTCGAGCCGCAGACAGGCGGCGAGGAAATTCTCGTCACCCCGGAGATCTCGGGCGATGCCGCAGGCCTGCACATTCGGCTGACCGCAAACGCCGACGCCTTTCCCGAAGGTGGCGGCGCCGCCCAAGTCGTCGCCCTCGGCGAGACCTCCCCCGGCGGAACCCTGGCACTCCGCCCGGAAGCGCCGCGCCTCTGGTCCCGCGAGGATCCACATCTCTTCGGCCTTCGTGCCGAACTTTGCCGTGGCGAACAGGTCCTCGATACGATCGAATCCTATTTTGCCCTGCGATGGTTTGATACAAGCCTCGACATTCACGGGAAACCGCGCCTGCAATGGAATGGCGACCCGGTCTTTCAGCTCGGCCCTCTCGATCAAGGTTACTGGCCGGATGGCCTCTATACAGCCCCGACCGATGAAGCGCTTCGCTTCGATGTCGAACAGATCCACCAGATGGGCTTCAACATGGTGCGCAAGCACATCAAGGTCGAACCGATGCGCTGGTACCACCATTGCGATCGACTCGGCCTTGCTGTCTGGCAAGATATGCCATGCGGACCTGTCGGAACTCCGTTTTTCGCATCGATGGCCTGGCACCTCGCTACGGGCAAGCATATCCGCGATGACCGGATGCGTTGGCGTACCGGCCGATCCGGACAAGCCAACCGCGACGCGTTTCACTTGGAATTGGACGAAATGGTTCATCAACTCCGCGACGTACCCTCGATCGTCGGCTGGGTGCCCTTCAACGAGGGTTGGGGCCAATTCAACTCGGCCGATGCCGTCGAGCGGATTCGGGCAATCGACAGCAGTCGCCCGGTCGACGCGGCCTCGGGCTGGTTCGATCAGGGAGCGGGCGATTTCGTGAGCGCCCACCATTACCCTTCCCCGCGAATGCCGTCTGTGGAAGACGCGCGGGCACAAGGCTGTTCGGAATATGGCGGCCTCGGATCCATCGAACCCGGGCACACCTGGGAAGAAAAGCGAAAGTTCGTCTACCGGATGATGGACTCACCGGAGGCATTGACCGCCGAGTATTTGCGTTTGTTGGGCAAGCTCCGACCTTTGATCGAAAAGGGTCTTTGCCAGGCGGTCTACACCCAGATCACGGATGTCGAGATCGAAATGAACGGCCTTCTGACCTACGATCGAGACGTCGAAAAACTGGATTTCGAGAAGATCACCCAAGCCCATGAGGAACTTCTTGCATTCGCCCGACAGCATACCTCCGGCATCGGAACGCCTGACTAG
- a CDS encoding HD domain-containing protein codes for MADVERNLLGERFTEAFAYAARLHAAQRRKAKETPYLAHLMAVSSMVLECGGDEDEAMAALLHDAAEDQGGHAVLDVIGRRFGLRVAGIVAECSDSLVDDTVETKRPWQERKEEFLARLVDASPGCRLVTACDKLHNLTDVLADYEVVGEDLWPRFSGGREGSAWYYREIARILEKDGHRAARELVRASARLDERLGLLA; via the coding sequence ATGGCAGACGTCGAAAGGAATCTCCTGGGAGAGCGGTTTACGGAGGCCTTTGCCTACGCCGCGAGGCTTCACGCTGCACAGCGGCGCAAGGCCAAGGAAACCCCATACCTCGCCCATCTGATGGCCGTGTCCTCGATGGTTTTGGAGTGTGGCGGTGACGAGGATGAAGCGATGGCGGCCCTTCTCCACGATGCCGCAGAAGATCAGGGCGGCCACGCCGTCCTGGACGTCATCGGGAGGCGTTTTGGCTTGCGTGTCGCAGGCATCGTTGCCGAATGCAGCGACAGCTTGGTCGACGATACGGTTGAGACCAAACGTCCCTGGCAGGAGCGCAAGGAGGAGTTTCTGGCGCGACTGGTCGATGCGTCTCCGGGTTGCCGTCTTGTGACGGCCTGCGACAAGCTCCACAACCTGACCGATGTTCTGGCCGACTATGAGGTGGTCGGCGAGGATCTTTGGCCTCGCTTTAGCGGCGGGCGGGAAGGAAGTGCCTGGTATTACCGGGAAATCGCCCGGATTCTCGAGAAGGACGGGCACCGGGCCGCTCGAGAACTCGTGCGTGCATCGGCTCGGTTGGACGAGCGTTTGGGTCTTTTGGCGTAA